DNA sequence from the Neosynechococcus sphagnicola sy1 genome:
CCCACCCGACGCGATCGATCTGACTGATTCTGAAAATCATGATAGCAGCCAGTAGATACCCCAACAGGGCCATCCAGCGAGGGATAACTTTAGTCCGTATGAACAGGCTGCTGGTTGAAATCATAAATACCCCAGCCATTTTAATCGCGTAGACATACATCAGATTCCGGGAGAAAGTCCAACCCATGTCGTAAACGCTGGATGAGAGGAGGCGATCGGGTTCGGATCCAGACAGGAGGATGATCGTACTTGTTAATGCGGAGGCAACGAACAACATGGCGAGGAATAGCAGCCCACTGCCGAAAAATACCGTGGAAAAGAATTGGTCTTCACTTTCTCCCAGGTGATCCCGCACAACACCCATAAACCAAAGGAAGGCAATTCCGGCGAAGGGGACTAGATTAAACGCTAAAAGCAGGTTATTTGTGTTCGTCGCTAGCCATGCAATGTTAGCCTGAGGATTTTCAGGCACAGAAATCAGCAGCAACACTAACGCGATGATGAGCAAAATCGCAAAGATAATACCTGCGATCGCTGCAGCTTTTGGAGCTCTCAACCGGGTGTAGATTTTTAATCGTTGTTGCACCATAGCCGCTTCTCAGGTAGATGGACTCATATGAACTATGCCCGACTCGGCTAGGCCTGAAGCCGGGGTTTCTGTTGCTCCACCAGGGACAGTTGCCGAAAGCCTCGACAGCTTGTCGCCGCAGTGCCAGCGGTACAGCCTCTTTCTCCACGATTGAGGACGCTGGTTCCTAACCCCCATGACAGCATGACCTTAGCAGCAGCTACATCCCTGTCATCGGTGTAGCCACATTTTGCACAATGATGCTCTCTTTGGTCAGTTGTTTCAATTCCTGTAAGGGTTTGGGGGGGGTGAGGCTGTACGTTTACGGTTCCTCGGAAAATGAGGCAAAAGTTTCAATCCCTGTAAGGATTTGAAGGGGGTTTGAAGCTCAACTCGGGGCACCCACTCAAATATTTTGTGTAGTTTCAATTCCTGTAAGGGTTTTTGGGGGGTTGAGGCCCGCGAATTCCTGAAACATAACATGTATTTGGTTTTCAAGGTGCAACTGCGTGGAACGAAAACTCAATTAATGTCAGGGAAACTGTTGTTAAATCAGTGATTCCGGCCAGTATCGACTGATTCTGGAAAAAACCAGCTCTCCATCCACACACTAAACAAAAAAACCTTCCTCATCTCGGTGCATTGCTCCACCAATGCGCTCAACTTTATTCTGGCAGCAACTGCAGATGAAAAAGAGACAAATACTATTTTGATCGGGATTAATCAGCTTACTCAATCTTGCCTGTAGTCTGGCATATTGAGTCGTGCTCAGGTCACACTCACACTCACTGTACTGAATCCATTGGCCCAGAAGTGTTGAATCTTGAAGGTAAAACTTTACCCTTCGGACTTTGCAGGGCTTTTAAAGCCCTACTCATTGAGAGTAGACGCATTAAGCGGCTTGATTGATACCTAAAGTGAAACACATGATCTACAAAAGCGACCCGATTTCTTAGCTTTAAGCTCACGTTCAACATTTCTGCCATTGGCCATAAGACTTCAATACTTTGTGGATTTTATTGCGGCGCTTAACTTCTGGAATATCGTAGGAGATAACAACATACATAACGCCTCTACTTCAACATCAGGGGGGATACTTCTCGGTTTCACCCATCAAATATATAGCCAACAGCCGCGCCTGAATTTCAAACGCTTTCTGAAAGGTACATTGAGTCTGGAGAACTGAATACCTGAACTTGGATTGCTTCTTCTGCTCATACAGCCGTAGGAAGATGCGCAACCCTTCCCCCGTTAGGGATACAGCTTTACTCATAGGCTCTGAAGTAAAGTCTTTTGGGGAGAGGGTTCGACGATTAATCCCACTGAGGACAACAGCATCTACCACCATAACAAACATCGATTCCGAGTAATACCTGCAAGTCCTTTTCTGTATTAAGATAGATTTCATGAGCACAGATCGCAAACAGCAGCGCTCAAGGAATGGGCTGTTTCACTGATATTCACTGTTTCCTAGTCGTCTCAATTGTTCGGCTTTCAGTTTTAACAGACCGATGCAGTTTTTCAGGGTTTGACGTTTGCCTTTTTGAGTTCCCGTGGTTGTTTCAACAAAAAAGCTCCAACCCTTGGACTCACTTCGGTCAACATGTGCTCCCGGACAGCTTGTTCGATACTATCGAGATCCTTCAGCTTACCATCTCGCGTATTTCGGCATAGTATTTCTGCGATCTCTTGCACTCATGATTGCAGTCATTGTCTCTCTTCTCCTTCCAGCATACCCTTCTCTTCGAACTGATTCTTAAGCATACGCCCTGACCATATTGATATCGCTGAACGTTACCTTTCTTCCAAAGTGGGATATTCCTCGACCATACCAAGTTACGAGTCCAGCCTGGTGCGTATCAATCTCATACAAGGAAAAAATGATGAATTTG
Encoded proteins:
- a CDS encoding CRISPR-associated endonuclease Cas2; the protein is MGQWIQYSECECDLSTTQYARLQARLSKLINPDQNSICLFFICSCCQNKVERIGGAMHRDEEGFFV
- the cas2 gene encoding CRISPR-associated endonuclease Cas2, encoding MYVVISYDIPEVKRRNKIHKVLKSYGQWQKC
- a CDS encoding CRISPR-associated endonuclease Cas1, encoding MKSILIQKRTCRYYSESMFVMVVDAVVLSGINRRTLSPKDFTSEPMSKAVSLTGEGLRIFLRLYEQKKQSKFRYSVLQTQCTFQKAFEIQARLLAIYLMGETEKYPP